ACAAAGTCGTTCTCAATATTTGAGGACAGTATCTAAAGTTGTTTTACAAATTTATCCCATCACCCTTTTGAATTAATCAGACTTCCAAACTTTTTTCTTCTCTTGTTAGGAGAAAAAGACTTTTTATGTTTTTAGTAATTGTGGGTCCCACTTTTGGTATAGGTAGGTCCCTATTATATCAGTCAATGTCTGTATTACGtattaataaaaaattaagatcaatttcaatatttttttcttcttcaaaattcTAATTGCCACGTTAAGTAGCGTGGGAGAAATTTAAATCTATTCAATTTAAATATTGTTAAAGTTGATGCAAAATATATTATGGTTGAGTCAATGACACGTAATTAGatgcaagtagtgacgaagccaGAATTTTCACTTGGGaaagttaaaatataaaaaagtgaTTACACAAAAAAACTAAGAGGATTCAACATATAGTTGTATatacatataaaaatatttacTAGCTATATAGAGTAATTTTCAAGGTAAAATCGTATCAATTTGGATAAAGATGACTCCGCCATAAGATGCAAGAACAGTTAAAATAGAACAAGTCCACCTTGATATGTTTATCTTTTTTTCTGTTTCATATTTCGTCCTATAAAACATATTCCATACCGACGTATCATAATGTAACCCCCGGAAACTATAAGCCTCATGTGAAAATTTAGCAGTGTTTATACCTGATATATATCCTTAAAATCTGATTAGGAGGAGGGACCAATTCAAAAATACCATCCAAATTACCCTAATGCAATAAGAAGAGTTTTTtacttaattaattgaaagaaaaaCTGAAACTTGATGCATTTGAAAGAAAGCAAAAATTAGTCGAGAGGACAATTTAGCTTACAACTAGCCTTTTGGATTGTTTGGCGTAAGTTTGGCAACCCATTGATAAAAGTTGTTAACCGTTGATTTTGACATAATGAGACATAATTACAacaattaaaaagagaaaaaacaaCTCTGTTCAAAAGATCATCATGTCCTTTTAAAGGCGTGAGTCCTAAAATTATATCCCTCTGAATAAGTGGTACTTTGGCATGATTTTCATACAAGTTGTAAGATTCTTTAAAAATATCGAATTTTATTACCTATAGGAATAGTAGAATTTCTTCATATCATCAAGATTGTGCACAATATATTAAAGAACAATATAATATTTTTGTTCATATTAAGTATGACACAATCAAGAAAAATTGTCAAAGTTCTAGGATGCTAGCTAGTAAAGATGAGATGACTAGAGACTGAATTTCTTCACCATATAAGAGGCAACAAGAAAATCATTTTAAGTACTTGATAAATGGTATACATATATCCAATTATAATTAGGAGTCTTTCCTGCTTGATTATTTTTACCAAGTCAAAGTGGATTTGAATGACCAAACCCCACCGTTCTTGTGAGTTGTGGATAAGACTGTTTTCATAAAGTGATAAACATTGGAGTAACTCCGCCCCTTCTTATTCATTTACTTTTTTCTGTTAAAAAAAGAATACTAATAACATAATTTCATATCTAGAAATTCTTAATCTTTATTATCCTATTCTAGTTTAGTTACATGATTATGTTGGAAGTGACGAGATTTTGGTAATTTATCTGATGATGTGgtaatttctttttttaaaataaaataaaaataaaatcgtGTTGTCAATTGTACAATGCAAATAATAATTGAGATGAAGAGACGTCTTAAAAAGGAGCGCGTGTCATTGTCTCAATGGTTCGATACGTTCCGTACTAATTTAGTCGTTAGTCGTTTATTTTCACAAGAACTCATCACACTCTCTCCCGGTGATTTTAAATTTAGCGGGTTCCTACGTGGCAATCTTCTATTGGTAGACTGACTTCTCCCACGCGTTTTAAATAGTGTGCCGACCAATTCCCTAGGTCTaaatgttttttattttttttcttctttcaattctcttactatattttaaaaaagaaattaaaattccAACAGCTAACTACTCTCTCTTTTAGGGCAAAAGTTAGTCAAATCACTTTTGTTTGATTAAATTATTTCTTTTAGTGGCTTAAATTTTGAGTTGTTCAATTAGAAAAAGGAAGTTAATTCCTAATTATAACAAGATTAATCGTTTGAGAAAATGTTCacaaaatgaaaaataaatacGTCAGATTTAAGTTTTACCCACATTTGAGACAAGTAAAGCAATTATTTATATACAACTTCTTATTTGTAAAATTGTTCATATAATGAATATTACCTAGTATTAAATGAAACAATTCGAAAAGAGCCCAAGGAATATAAAATATTCACATAGTCAAATCCGTCATGGATTATAGGTATAGTTAATTGATTGAGTTAATCGAGTATTAACTCGAACTAAATCTATAATCAAATTGCCCGATTTTTATATTGCccgatttttattttttgatttaaCTATTCGATATCCGAAATATACTAACCCGATTAATTCGGATCCGCACCGAGTAACAATATTaatcatttcaacaaaaaagatATTAGTTGaggatgaaaaaaaaaaaaaaagttaaacctTTTTTCTTTAGTATTATATTATGTAGTCTTTTAATTTCTTTATCAAATTTTATAAAACTTTATAAGtgtatagaaaaagaaaaaagaaaagaaaaacaaaaagtagATTCTTGGTCTACATGGTTGTCACAATACACGGAGACAATCatctatatatacacacacaacaCAGCGCTTGCGTAATGTCATAGTTTTCTTCCCTCTGTAAATCACTCTTCATATTCATATCAACTTTTATAGCGCTGACCAACGTTTCCATTTCTCCTTTTTTCTCAGCTCCCCATATTTTTCTTTGTAAGTTTTTCTTATTCTTGTTGCAAATCCCTGATGGGGTTCTTGAATTTATGTTCTTTTTATTAACTTCTTGCAGATTTATGTATATAGCATGTGATTTTAGTATTCTACATCTGGGGTCTTGTTAATTGTATCAAAATCTTATTTTCTTGAAGAGATCATGTATTTGACTTGGGATGTTTTGTAATTTTCTTGAATTTGTGTTAAGAATTTGGATACTTGGTGATAAGAGTTGTTGAATTTGGTAATTCAGGTGAAGCCTTCTTTTGTTTCTGATGGCGGTGAAGACTAATGAAAGTATTCTGCCAGAGGAATTGATGAAATTGCTTCTAAATTTAGCTACAAAATGGGGGGATGTATTGGATCTAAAGACGTTGAAAGTTCACCATTTGAGTGGTGCCCTGACTAATGAGGTTTATCGGATAAGTTGGCCTACTAATAACAACGAAAATGTGTCGAGGAAAGTCTTGGTTCGCATGTATGGTGAAGGAGTAGAGCGTTTCTTCAATAGGGATGAGGAGATTAGAACTTTTGAGTGCTTGTCAAAGAAAGGTCAAGGACCTAAACTTCTTGGTCAGTTTCCAAATGGTAGAGTTGAGGAGTTCATTCATTCAAGGGTATGTGAAATTTCTGACTAAATTTACTTTGTTCATAAAATTAGCATTAGTGTTATATATGAAGCTTTATATATTGGATATGTGTGGCTTTATAGGTGTATCTTTCTATAAAGTTGAAAGTATAGGTGTTAACATTAATGATTTCTAGGAGGTTTTGCCATGTATGTAATGAAATGACCATATTTTTACAGTTATTGTTTGCTGGGGAAATAGATAAAGAGATCATCTTATATAGAGGGGGTCAATGGTAATGCTCTGATTATAATGTACTGTGCCTTTTAGACGAAATCCCCGTCAGTCTGGCTTTCCCTCCTAAGTCCTAAGCGTAGGTAACATAATGAACTGTTTTAAGTGAAAACTATTACATGCAGATTTTGTACAATGAATGGGTTCTAATCTTGGGAGCAGGCTCCGGATCTTTGAAATAGGATTATATCAATTTGATGCACTTCTATTGAAAGACCGGGCAGCAGGTGGTGCTCCTTGCCTCTTAATCACCTTTCGATTTCAACAGAATAACGCATGTTGTAGAGTCTTTGACCATGTCCAGTTTAGTGTAGTCAGTATTTTATCTGTAAAACACCAATATACAGTTACTAGAATAGGAAAAAACGGCCTTCTCTCTTGGGGACTTGATATAATTTGATTGATAAACCTCCTATAGAAAAGGGAGACAAATATCAGATGCATATAATAATATTACAAAGCTGAGTTATATTTTGGTGTTTATTGATTGCTGGTTGACTTTGTCTGTCTATCTTTTCAGACACTATCTGCTGATGATCTTCGTGACTCGGAGATCTCTGCTTCGGTAGCTGCTAAACTGAGGGAGTTTCATAACCTTGACATGCCTGGTTTAAAGAATGTCCTTCTCTGGGATCGTCTCAGGTATCAATTTACCAGCCGGAACGTAATGTGATCTTTTATCAGTGAAATTTTTTGTACTAATTATTTATGTAAATTTTCCAGAAACTGGCTAAATGAGGCAAAGGGACTGTGCTCCCCTGAACATATGAAGGAGTTCTCCTTAGGTAATCTTGAAAAGGAAATCAACTTATTGGAAAAGGAAGTGTCAACAGAGTCTCAAGAGATTGCCTTTTGCCACAATGATATGCAGTATGGTAATATAATGATTGACGAAAAAACGAGGGCCATTACTATCATCGTAAGTGTTGTAGGCATATGTTTGCTCAAACTGACAGAGTTTTAATCTGTTTTTCGTTTTCTTTTCACTTTTCTTAATGTGGAATGCTCTCTTCTTCCTTGAGATAATAAGATGTAACTACAAGTGTTTTTTGAGAGCATCTAATTTGTTGTATTCTCACTATGGTACAACATATCTAAGCAAGTTTTAAACTGTTTTCTTAATCAGGAATTGGCTATATTTTGCTTCCCATCTTCCTTTCTGAACTTTTGTCCATTCCCTATGTTTTGTTGTTTTGTTTATTCTTTTGGCCTTTGACTCCACCACATACTTCCCGTATATCAGTAACTGCACATTTTTTACAACTGAATTCGATAGCTCCAGCAATGCCTATAATGAATACAGACTGAGATTTCTTTTGACATGCATTGCAGGACTACGAGTATGCTGGTTACAATCCAATTGCTTATGACTTTGCAAACCACTTCTGCGAAATGACAGCAAATTATCATACTGATACCCCTCATATCATGCACTTCAATACGTACCCTGGTAAGCAAATACTTAGATGCAACAACAGACGGAGATCATGCTTGTTTGCTACTCTAATCGCCATGTTCTTCTTTCTCTTCCCTTCCTATAACTTTAATTGGATTAATCTATAGATTTAAGAATTTATTGTTAActcttttttaaattttaaatttcctACAGATATAGAGGAGCGACATCGGTTTATTCGTGCATATCTCAGCTCTTCAGGTAAGCTTGAAGTTTGAACGGCCTTTACTGTTGTCTGCACCTTTTTGTTCAAAGCATACGGTTGATTTTGTTCACATGAGAAAATATGTTTTGATATTAAAAGATTCAGCTTGATAATTTGAAGGAACAGGTTTAGAAATTGGCCCGTTATATAGATGATAGGCAATTTGATCATGATCAGAGGGTTCAGTTAGAAGTATAAAAGTTCCAATACTTATCCAAACAATAAAAAGTACAGCAGAAATCCAGCCAAACTGATGCATTTGTATGTCTCTTCAGGACCACATAACATTTAATATTCGATTTGGATAGGCATCTGTGAGTGAGATTTATGTTGACCTTTGAGCAACAGAAGGATCAGTGTATGTAGAAACCTGATTCCCGACTAACTTGGGATTGAGGCATAGTAGTAGTTGTTATTTGTAGGACCTGATGCATTTATGATAAGAACTCTGGCTCAACTATAACCAAACATGGTTGTTTCCTTTTCCAATTAGTATCTTATTGAGTTTGGAATCCCATTAACAAGTGCAGGCCATCAACCAAGTGATGAGAAAGTAAAGAAGCTCGCTGATGAAGCAGAGAAGTATACCCTTGCAAATCACTTGTTCTGGGGATTGTGGGGAGTCATCTCGGTAATGCTTTTTACATTTTTCGTCTTGATCACCACATTTCACCGCGCATTTGAGGGGCAGAATCAATCCTCTAATCTTTTCTTTTCGTGTTTGTTGTTTCTTCTGCCAGGCATATGTTAACAATATCGAGTTTGATTACATGGAGTACGCAAGGGGAAGATTCGAGCAGTATTGGTTGAGAAAGCCCGAACTATTGGGTGCCACAGACAACTTGCCTCATGTAAACGGTTCAGCTGAAGCAAAAACAGATTCTCCACTATTGATTGATGTCAAAACATGTACATTAACAATGTAGATGTAAAAGCCTTCATTATAAACAGGCCTATGTCGTATAATGAGTGGAGCATTTAGAATCTTAGATGTTTCATAGAATATGTTGATAGGCTATTATTGAGGTAAGAATCTGTTGTATTGCCAGTGAGAGTGTCCTCACCAACTATATTGTCCAGTTCAATAAACACGAGAacatgttctttttttttttccgatCACAAAAGAGCTgcacttctttttttttcttctttattccaCTTTTTCTTATTTGTTAAATACATAAGCCATAGTTTAGTAAGGCATGAGATTATTTATACTGAGAATCGATGAGTGAAGTTAGTGTACATGAAATTAGACAGCAGTAGTGGTCAAAACCAAATAGTTAACCTCATGAACAAAGTTGGTCAAAACCAAATAGTTAACCTCATGAACAAAGTGATATTCAAACTAGAAAACAACAGTATTTTTAAGGCACCACAAGATTTACCTTTTAGTTGGTTATAGCAAAGTACTAAAAACATAATGAATTAACACGAAGTTTGTCTAAAGTGATTGCATAGTTTTTCACTAATAATAGACAGAAAACCAACCAAAAAAGGAGGAATGCACCAGCCGGGAATCGAACCCGGGTCTGTACCGTGGCAgggtactattctaccactagaccactgGTACTAGATGTAAAAAACAACTAGAGGAAATTTAATTGTAATTCTCTCTTCTGTGTTCAAGTTCAAAACGAAAATGGAAACTATATCCTATTATGGCACACCTATCTACCGAGTTGCAAATATTTCTAGGAAACTACTAATTAGCCACTCAAAAACTGTTTAAAAAGAACAATCATTATGTTGTTTCATACCTTTTTCTCGAAACATTGTGTTACAAACTTAAAATGCAAATTTATTGTTAAGAAAAAGAAGAGTGTCTTTATTTTCAGTTACATAAactgttttattttatttaaaaggtTTTAGTTGGTTTCACTTAAAATAGGTGAAAGTCATTCTTCTTCTTACTTAGAGTctaattttaaatatttgaacATTTAACCtgaaaaattatatattatttcATCTTTTATATCGCCGCAATGTATATTGAGTCTTTGGGACCTTCAAAATTGAAAAAGAAGTTGTATTAATATTATAACACATCTTCTACAaagtatattattttataaagttATAATTCAATACTGAGATTTGCATATGAAAGTTTGTATTATTAATGACTATCGAGACACATAGTTTTAACTAAATCATCTTTGAATTTCCACTAATTTTGTGTTTTATTTAGACAAACATCAATTTGATATTTTTTCACTTGCgagagaaattcataaccaaGGAGTAATTAATGTCAATTCAAGTCAAATAAGTTAGTTATCTATCTAAATCTGGATTTGCTTTAATTGTTTAGTAGTACAAACAACTCCCCCTTTCAACACTATTACCTAAATAACCCTTGATACACGTCACATGCAATTACATTCCTAAGACCCATTTTGTAATTTCATCTATCGTCATTTCTCATCTCCTCTGACTAACAATAGCAAGACAAAAGAAAAACTTCCAGACAAACCCTAGTGAAAAACGCAGAACCAAAAATCAGAGAAAATGGCTTCCACCAATCAAACACCCACAAAGAAAAACCCTAAGAAAGCCAATCTTTTAGATCATCACTCTATCAAGAACCTTCTCGATGAGTCAGTCACTGAGGTAACTCAGTTTTTTTACCCAAGATTTgtagatatacatatatatgtttaaggaattgaattgaattgaaggTTTTTTTTAATGCTGATTTTGTTTAATTATGTGTTAAATAGATTGTGACAAGCAAAGGGTATCCAGAAGATGTGAGATTGAGTAATGTAAGGTTGTTGATTGGGACAATTATCATAGCAATTGCTCTTGTTGCTCAATTCTACAAAAAAGAGTTTCCTGCTAATCGTGATTTCCTCATTGGCTGCATTGTGTTATATCCTTTTTTgaattttggttttgattttgattttattgTCCTGTTAATTATCtactttttttgtttgtttgtttgctGTGATGATTACTGAGTATCGGAATGAAACGGATCCAAATAGAGCGGAATGGATATAGGGATTTATATAACCTGCCCTGACTAATTTGTGATTGAGCCGTAGTAGTTGTGTTTTCGTTGATCAGTAAAGGAATATAAACATATTGGACTTGTGACCTCAAGCAATTTTTGAGCTCCCTTTGCCACTACTAGGGGATTCCAAAGTTGAAATATACACGGAAAAAAAATCGTTTTGCCCTGTTTTCCGGTGAAGGGGATTCAATTGAAACCCCTTCCTTGGCTGTTGGCTCCACCACTGGCTTATCACTGAGGAAGAGTAGAAAAatcgaaaagaaaaagaaaacaatttAATTCGGGGCCTGCTTGCTTGGGACTCTTTTTTACATTGTTTTATCAATTTTGGTGATGACATCTGTTTCATTCATCATAAATACTGTTTGGTTTGCCgtgacaaaattatttttttactaaTAACCACTTATGTTTCcagtggaatttttgataacCATTCTCCAGTGGAATTGACAATTGTAACTTGATTTTTAAGtaattgcatatttaaattattaaaacgAGTTTCAAGATCTAGATGACCGTGTTCCTTAATGTTCTAATGAATAGTCACAATTCAATAGCCATGGTTAAAGAGGGTTGAATTTTTTTATGTGAATGCTCCTATATGCTCATAAATGAAAGCGATAATGAAAGCTACTACACGTTTATAGGTTTTGATGTATGATGGTTGAAAAGGTATGCATTTGAAATTCTTTGTACATATTGGGAGTTCGATTGATG
This region of Nicotiana tomentosiformis chromosome 4, ASM39032v3, whole genome shotgun sequence genomic DNA includes:
- the LOC104087386 gene encoding probable choline kinase 1 — its product is MAVKTNESILPEELMKLLLNLATKWGDVLDLKTLKVHHLSGALTNEVYRISWPTNNNENVSRKVLVRMYGEGVERFFNRDEEIRTFECLSKKGQGPKLLGQFPNGRVEEFIHSRTLSADDLRDSEISASVAAKLREFHNLDMPGLKNVLLWDRLRNWLNEAKGLCSPEHMKEFSLGNLEKEINLLEKEVSTESQEIAFCHNDMQYGNIMIDEKTRAITIIDYEYAGYNPIAYDFANHFCEMTANYHTDTPHIMHFNTYPDIEERHRFIRAYLSSSGHQPSDEKVKKLADEAEKYTLANHLFWGLWGVISAYVNNIEFDYMEYARGRFEQYWLRKPELLGATDNLPHVNGSAEAKTDSPLLIDVKTCTLTM